The genomic interval ACGACGCGCCGCCCATGATTTCCAGCACAAAAACCAACACGTTCATCAGAATGAGGGCCGTCGTCATCGCAGGATAGCGGGCCGGCCGGCGGGAGATATCCGTCAAAGGAATCAGCGTCATGGCAGTTTCACAAACGTAAGCTTGGCACAAAAAGTCCTCTGCTGGTCGATCACATTGGCGACAAACCGGCCGTGCCGAGAACGTTCACGGGATCCGGCTTACTGTTGAGGTGGCGTTTGTGGGGAATCGTCGAATGAGTATCTGACGTCTGCCGATGCTTCTTTCCCGTCCGACAATATCGAATACGCGGCTGCGCCAAAGGGAACCCTGCGCGAGCCCCTCCGCAAAGAAGCCACATAAGCTACAGTCACACGGCAAATCAGAAACTGATAGGTTACGTCTTTTTCCCGGACAGACTTACAGTCCCAATGGTCCGTCACGTCCCGCTGATACTTGTCGCGTTCTGAAATCTTCTCGGGGCTCAGGCTGTAGAACCGCATCCCATCGCGATAGTCACGAAGAAACATGTACGGCAGATCGAAAGAATACGATTGCAACCGGCTATCGTAAACGGCATCAACCGGGGGGTTGAGATTCAGGTCGATTTGCTCGAACCGGATATCGCGGTTGTTAAATGAATCGATACTCTCCAGAACTGGAAATCTGGTGGTCACCTGAATGGGGCTGCGGGCGTCGCGACAGGCACCGCTGAAGGAGTACTGGCGCAAATCTCCCTTCACTTCTTCAAGGCTGTGGTGATACCAGGAACCCAGCGCGCGATTGTCGTTGAAAAACGCCACCGGCTTCCAATCCCCCTTGCCCCGGACAAGCTCGGTACAGCTTATGCGATCCGCCGCCTGGAAAACCTCCTGCAAATCCGCCTGACTGAATTTGCCGAAGATGCGCTGAAGCTGAGCGAAAAACTTTGTGACAGCAGCCGGATTTTGCCGGACACCGGGCATGACGTTCTGTGCCTTCAATGTCACCTGGAAAACGCTACAGAAAATTATGACGAGGCAGAGCCGAAGCAGTTTACCGAACATGCTGAGGCCTATTTTAGCTCTTATGCCGATATTGTAACCAGCGGCAAAACATCTCCACTCTCGTAGCCGCGTACCGAAGCTATAGAAAACAGGGGATGAACTTGCGGGGAAGCCAGCTTCTTTTGAAAAACACGGGACAAACTTATAGGGCGATCTACAATCTCAACAATTTTTCTCGAAGGACGCGGGACTGGATGCGGCTCACGGGCAATTCCCGGTCATCGCTCAGGATGACGGTGTAGGTGCCGCCGGCAACCGGAACGATCCGGCGGATCATATTGATGTTCACGACCGCCCCGCGGCCGAGCCGGACGAAGTTCCTGGGATCGAGTCTGGCCGCGAGATCCTTCAGCCGATAGAAGATCGTATGCGTCTCCTTGGTGGTGGTGGACAGGTGAATCAATTCACCTTCGGCAACCACGGATACGAGTTGCTCGACGGGAACCAGAATGATCTCGTCCCGCCGCCGGATCGGAATCCATTGCAACG from Terriglobia bacterium carries:
- a CDS encoding LytTR family DNA-binding domain-containing protein codes for the protein MSDRAVALIESKRPDLVLLDLQMPEVDGFGVVRLLNKRDMPMIAFVTAHDEHAIRAFELNAVDYILKPVEAARLCQTIDRAKERLEREDRRAEEIDRIRAAAADYDINEKEEPLQWIPIRRRDEIILVPVEQLVSVVAEGELIHLSTTTKETHTIFYRLKDLAARLDPRNFVRLGRGAVVNINMIRRIVPVAGGTYTVILSDDRELPVSRIQSRVLREKLLRL